The Bacillota bacterium DNA segment ACTGGAAAGGCGCACAAGGAAAGATAAGCAGGAAAGAGAGGGAGCCTAAGTGATTCAGATCGTAGCCGCGTTGGTGGCCGGTATTGCTGTGGGTTATCTTGGGCTGCTACCGGGTTTTGTAGTGGCGCGGGTGGACATGTTGATCTCAGGGACATTGGGGGTGCTGCTGTTTGCGGTGGGTGTAGGGCTGGGGATGGATCGGGAAGCAGTCCGGTCCCTGGTAACTATGAAAGGGAGAGTACTGCTTCTGCCTCTAGGGGTGGCGGTGGGGAGTTTGGCCGCTGCCATTGTCGTGGGCTTAGCTTTGGGCCAGAGCTGGAACGAAGGGGCTGCTGTGGGAGCCGGCTTTGGCTGGTACAGCTTGTCGGGAATTCTCATTGCCAATCTTCATTCCACTCGGCTGGGAACGTTGGCGTTCTTGGCTAATGTGATGCGGGAAGTGCTGGCTATCTTAATCTTACC contains these protein-coding regions:
- a CDS encoding lysine exporter LysO family protein; translation: MIQIVAALVAGIAVGYLGLLPGFVVARVDMLISGTLGVLLFAVGVGLGMDREAVRSLVTMKGRVLLLPLGVAVGSLAAAIVVGLALGQSWNEGAAVGAGFGWYSLSGILIANLHSTRLGTLAFLANVMREVLAILILPWVHRYLGDLAAVAPAGATAMDVSLPVIVEVAGEEVGLVAFASGLVLTLMVPILVPLLLR